Genomic segment of Sebastes fasciatus isolate fSebFas1 chromosome 3, fSebFas1.pri, whole genome shotgun sequence:
ATGAATGACTACAGCTGGACTTCAACAAGCACTTTTCAACCAAGCTCTTAAAGGAAGATCACACATTGTCCCGTTCTTACAAGTCTTTATTATGTAAAACAAGTCTACTGCCACAATCACAAACACTTTAACACAAAAGTTACTTCATCATTTAACGTTTTGAAGAATACACGATGGAAATCTATAATTCAGTAAGACACACAACAAAGTTCATGAGTCGGcttcaaacagaaaaaaatacaccGGCCGATCTGTCCCAAGGCCCCAGATGTTTAGTCCGTATATTAACAGCTGAAAGGGTTCTTGGAGCAGATGAAGCGATAAGAAGAGCTACATTGGGTGTTGCCCCAACCATctgaaatttgatttaaaaaaagacaaaaaataacaacattaacaataaaTCCATTTTGAATCTAACAAATTATACACCATAATGTTCACTGTAATATCACTGAATTGCCTTTTTCCACAgaaaatttaataaattagcactcagaccaaaaaaaaaagggtgaaaGAGGAAGATTTGTATACTCTAATGTCACTTTAACTCTGATCTGGGCATTGTTCCCTATCAAGACATATAAATACAGATATCCACTCTCTGAGACCAAGACAGAAATCCAGGTAGAACATTCACACCTCTtacaactgtatttatatacGTAAATCTTATTTGGACTGAAAGGAGATGGAGAGCGTGTGGCACTCATGGTTAAGTGTGAGTgaaacttaacttaacttaaactGATTATAACTGGGATTGAAAAAATATTCCAATATCACTGtcaaatttgacaaaaaattataaatgtgTCTGATGTTGCCCTCTTCAGCGAAAAAAAAAGCCAGGCAGCACCTTCACAGATAGCCACGTAGTAAATTTGATCTGAACTAACACATTAGCTAAGGCTATGTTTGCTTCACGtgtgagaaaataataattgaaaACAGGTAACCGTAGTGAGAAGTTTAACTCGTGTAGCTAGCGAGCCAAGGCAAACAGGTGGACTTACTGCTGGTGCGTAAGTGGACGCAGGGgaagctgctggaggaggattGGGAGTGCCAGTTGGTGTAATAGAAACCCTCACGGTCGATCCACATCCACCGGCCCTGAGAGACAAAGAGCATGAGTGTAAGGAAGTGTTGTCTTATAGTCTCTTCATTTGCTCTCATATTCATCTTGTGTAGTTCTACACCCCATTTTGGACCAGGTCCTGAGCTTGATCTGGACTGACTGAGTGGTATTTCTTCCTAAATCCAGACCTGCAGACTGAAGCCTCCAATCCATGCGAGGGTCTGACCAGCTGTCTGTGTGATCTGCTGGAGGAAGCTGTACTCTCTGCTGTTGGTTACAGAAGCCAGGTGGGCACCCAGGCCGTTGCAGTACTCCTGTCAGACAGAGGAAGCACATCGGGATATTTTAGGGCTATACAACTAAATactttttcttaattttctttTCCAAATGGAATTGTCTTTAGCTTCGATGTGAGCTGCTCATCTTTTCATGGACTGATggtgacagactgactgacctACCGTCACCATCCAGTGGAACATTCATCGTTTGATGGTTAACTTCTAAAGTAGTCTATAACAAAGTCTATCAGATGACAGGAAAAGCTATACGAGTTATTAAGCTGCTCACAATACCAATATagaagttattatattatatattattatattacagcagCAGTACCTCAGCACTGTACCAGTTCATGGCAGTATTGACGAAGAGGAAGCAGCGAGAGCTGTGGCTGAACCAGCCTTGTGGACAGAAGTTATAAcgagctgcagacagacagaagagagaaCAGAGCAGTTTGACTGACTGAAATACAACGATAAGAGGTCCTTTCTAAACTCACTTTTTACAGCCTCCTAAGGAAGAAACTGCTGTTCTAATGACACCAACATCTGTCTGTATTCATCTGATGTATTTTGGAGATTAGTTAGTAGTGGAGTATAATAGACATGTTGTAagtagttaataataataacacatgcAAAAATACTGCTCTGGTCCTTTAAAGCACGTCATGCTTAAATACTTAAGACATTTGACAATCTACGTGACAGGTAGGtgtttgacttttatttgtattttctctttcaGTGGTGTCATTGTTGTTGCCATGACGACCTCGGTCATGAAGGAGCATAAAGGAAAGATTAAAACAGTGAAGTGGATCTTACATTCAGGTGCTGCTGCCTCCTCAGACTGAAGTgctgcacaaacacagagaaacagtCAACACAATTAGTACTATTGtgtaaaatatacaatatatatatacatatatatatatatatatttatgtatatatacacatatactgcatagagagagagacagagatgtagtataaaaataaataaaaaatactggaCATGTATTGTGTGCATATTGTAGTTTAAATGTCTTTAATCtaattgaacttttttttacagtccAACAATATGTGGGACAGGTCGGGAGTACTTGATAAAGTATAACTGTGATAACTGAAATATGTATTTCACGGCTTAGTTGACTATGAGCAGCCACAGCGTATAGAGtggcgtgtttgtgtgtgtgtgtgtgtgtgtgtgtgcgtgcgtgcgtgcgtgcgtgcgtgcgtgcgtgcgtgcgtgcgtgcgtgcgtgcgtgtgtgtgtccttcctgTTTACCATTTCTGGGAACAGGAACAGAATCTTCTTGCACAGACACTTCTTCTTTCTTCATCATCTtgtcctccatctctgaaacatcAACAGCTTCATTAACGTTAAttttgccgttgcttagcagcggtgttctcaccaCTTGAACACCAAGCATAATGCAAACACGACTTCCCATGCTGTAAACACAagttcacgagtttcatttgaaggcaccgtaAAAGTAATATAtaagctgaggctgatgggaatctTATTCGTTTTGCAGGTCGTGCATTGCCGTCCCTTCAGCGAATGCTGCAAGCGTGACTAAAAAGTAGGCAAGTTCTGACTAGATTGACAAAGCTGTTTCCCTTGTGCCACAATTTGACATTTACCTTCAAATTGTGATggtttctttattcttttagtGTGCAAACCTCTGACTGGACAGAACCTAAAGGAAAGGGGACCAAATGTTGGTCTTGAATCTCAGCAACACCAGCTCTAATCTACAAAGGTGCTCTTTGAGCTCCTCGAGGGCTGTGCTGTTCTagatcaacgtatcctcatacaacggttcgtatatcttataaaaaagttattttgttatttttcgtGTGTTTGTCTTCAAattaatgtccagcaacacaagcGATCAGTGCCACTGCAGTGCAGAACCTGTTTAGGTAACaaagctacttggttaggtttaggaaaagagatttgggttaaaatgactacagaAGTTaattaagtatggaagttacgagacaaataagtcaacgttgacttctggttttacaCGGTACACAAACAGTGggctcctgggtgaaagtctggtgtttttagatcCACCCATCCTCCCTGACCTCCTCCTTATGCAGACTTTATCACTCTTTATACTAAGTCACCTGTCCTGggtcacgattacgtggattacgtACGAATTGATTAGGTTGGTTATATACGACAGCCTGTACCAGACTAAGTTGTAGTTGTTCTGCTCTGGCCTTCAAATGTAATCGAGCAAACTGTTGAAACTGCAGTCTGTCATCATGTGCCCTTGGGTTCAAATCCTACACAACTATCTCATTCAGGGAGAATCTATCTTGAATTATTTTTCCCTTTCAACAACAAACAGATTGACAAGTCAGAAAAACTCAAAACTTGAAATGGGAGCATACTGGTGGAACTTGTTTATCCTGGCTTTGGATATTAGTTGACTTAGTTGAGCTATTCTGATCATTTGTTTAGTTAATTGTTCTCAACTAGCTGTCACATCGCAggctaaataaaacatgaaaccaaacagaaaaaaagctgcATGAGATTTGAAGAGGACACTAACCAGGTGCAGCAACCGACTGTTCCTTCAgggcctctgctgctgctgcttctgtggATGAATCACATTAATGTTGGTGTTAGATAGATGTAGgtctgactgtctgtgtgtgtattaaagCAAAGACCTTCAATACTGACCTGGAGCATGCTTCTCTTTGTCTTCAGCCGGAGCTGCAAATGCAGCACAGAGGAGAATTGAGAGGACCAGGACCGTCTTCATGGTGATGATCAACTGTGGAGAAGAGAAATCTGCTGTTAAAAATATAAAGAGGGAGAGCAGAACCATGAGCTCCACTGAATGAAAAGAAATACAGCAGGTGTCTAACTTACTTGTCAGGTAAATGTAaggtgatgttgttcaggtatCAGCTCAGTGATGGATGcaatgatgatgaggaggtcTCCCTGCTCTTTATATACACACTTGAACCACCGAGTCACGTTCATGCGGGGGTGTGGATGGTGGAACGTGCCGATAATTTGTCTGTGACTCAGCCCCGTATGCAGGAAGATGATTGCACATAAAGATATGAACCTGAACTCTGATCTTTTTCCTGACAGCATGTAAACAGTTGCGGCACAAACTCTCTCTGTTGGTGTGATCTCAGATCAGGTTAATGGTTTAAAGGAACTGGAACTTGACTGGATATTCAGTGAGGTCTGTGCGTCAGCTGTGTGTTCTGCACTTTTAAAGAACAATTGAACAGTTATGATGCGCTATTCAACATTTagggtgcaatgtgtaagatatgGACATCCTTTTAGATTAACACATTCCAAAAATTAACcaacattatcaacagaatgtgaagaggttaaGAGTTGACATTATGTCAAAGACGTGatgtattgtgtttatattcttaccctgctgttagttagtagttggctttttttttttaaactgatgaCTGtgaatttagattgtatggagccagtagtagaggtgaaatgctgacccgtttgataatcacgattattttgatcaatattgagatcacgattatttatcacaatcattcatagattttagagacaacatatttttattgcaatttcacatttaaataaacagagcgctgctttcacttccatgttgtgctacattccaacCGTCAGAAATTCTAAAtattatccttttactttgttattgtcatctatggtggttatttgcataaaaacacacaattaggAAAtacattattgtatttttatttaaatatttgctttgatttaaaaaaaatcttggcattagcagttttaattatatattataagcttcttagagctagtgttaggaagttaaacaggacatattttatattgcagtgaaaacatctccttcaaacaactggatttattcaagtttctcaccaaaaactacattttacaagatcacatttgaacgcatcatgatagcgttaGAAGTTACCATCGGCCAATACTCATTTTGATTAGAGCTTGAATGCACCACCAGCACTTCAGCTTCGTGCTGTCAGCAGACGAGTCGGTCGCTGTGATCACTCTGAGCGacatcatgggaatgaattacaatataataagtgtctgattaagttagttgttccagatgtttgtTTGACGTTACTGTCTGTGCCGCTGTGCGCCGAtgtaaaaccatcatgtggcaGCTGCTCATGTGACTGGCAGAAAATCAGAtatatgagactgctgaaagCCAGCCGGTGATTGACGGTGCGTCTCTATTTGTTAgcttaggaagcgcttgatttacgCGTGgcacgcattttaaacatcaatatcgcaggcgatcatgttcatttaattgtgagaagccaaaatcgtgatcacgattaaaattagattaattgtgcagccctaccagacattacacattgcaccgttaaataaaagtacagaagtatgagcagaaaaaaaatgtactttGTAAACTAACTAAGCTATAGTAGTCATTATGCAGGAGGAATGGCCTCTGTCACATCTGAAAGATCATAGGGGAATAAAGGAAGTCTTAAATCCGTTTATCGTTCTTGTAAGTCTCTAGTGAATCAACATACTTTTCGTCACTGCCTCAATCAAGGAAGCAAGACGCCTACTGAAAAGGAAATAACACAATGTTTTATTGTCTGTTTCTCAAGAGTTTGAAGGTAGAGTCAGAATCTACACTGCTGCTGGCTCTGCAGTGATTGTGTGATCTGAACATGTCTTCCAGTAAGGACAGGGAAGGACAGGGAAGTCCAACTATTTTCTGGGGTGTGTTTATGACTCTCTGGAGAGTTCTTCTGTCTGCTGCTAAACAGTTCGCATACCATCCAGTAATATAGTGTCAATACACTCTGTGGAGCAGTGGTAGAGTATGTGCAGCTCACAGGTTGCTTTTCCTAAGTGTCCTAAAATGAATAAAGGTGCTGTtcagcctttttgttttgttaccaGAGCAGTGGGGTGGATCGTCTATCTGAGGTCATCTGTGATGTGTGTTCCCAGAAACTTAAAGCTGGAAACCCTCTCCACTTCTACTCCTGTGATATTTAGAGGAGAGATGTCCTCGCGGTGTCTCCTTAATTCTAGGATGAGTtctttgggttttttttatgttcagtGATAGATTGTTTTCCGTGCATCATCCTGCCAGTTTGCAGACTTCACCTCTCATCTCTATTTGAGATCAGTCCCACCACTGTTGTGTCATCTGTAAATGTAATGATTGTGTTTGAGGGC
This window contains:
- the LOC141765146 gene encoding ladderlectin-like isoform X1, which gives rise to MKTVLVLSILLCAAFAAPAEDKEKHAPEAAAAEALKEQSVAAPEMEDKMMKKEEVSVQEDSVPVPRNALQSEEAAAPESRYNFCPQGWFSHSSRCFLFVNTAMNWYSAEEYCNGLGAHLASVTNSREYSFLQQITQTAGQTLAWIGGFSLQGRWMWIDREGFYYTNWHSQSSSSSFPCVHLRTSNGWGNTQCSSSYRFICSKNPFSC
- the LOC141765146 gene encoding ladderlectin-like isoform X2; protein product: MKTVLVLSILLCAAFAAPAEDKEKHAPEAAAAEALKEQSVAAPEMEDKMMKKEEVSVQEDSVPVPRNALQSEEAAAPESRYNFCPQGWFSHSSRCFLFVNTAMNWYSAEEYCNGLGAHLASVTNSREYSFLQQITQTAGQTLAWIGGFSLQGRWMWIDREGFYYTNWHSQSSSSSFPCVHLRTSSKSTCLPWLATGV